The following nucleotide sequence is from Pseudomonas sessilinigenes.
GTATTTGTCGAAGGCATGCAGCGACAGGTCGCGCCCGAATCCCGACTGGCGCCCACCACCAAAAGGCACGGTGACATCCAGGGCGTCCACGGTATTCACCGACACCGTGCCGGCGCGCAAACGCTGCGCCACGCGGTGGACACGGTTCAGGTCATCGCTCCATAACGAGGCGGCCAAGCCATAGACGCTGTCGTTGGCCAGGGCGATGGCCTGCTCTTCATCATCGAACGCCGTCACCGCCAGTACCGGGCCGAAGACCTCCTCCCGGGCGATGCTCATTGACGGGTCGACAGCGGTGAAGATGGTCGGCTCGATGTAGTTGTCGCTGCCATCGATAGACAAGCGCCGACCGCCACAGGCCAGCTGCGCGCCCTGCTCGCAGGCAGTCTCGATATGGCCCATGACACTGGCCGCCTGGCGTCGATCGACGATGGCACCGGCACGGCTGGCCGGGTCCAGCGGATGACCCGGCTGCCAGTCCCGGGCCTTGAGGCGCAGGCGCTCGACGAACTCGTCATGGATGCTGCGCTGCACCAGCAGCCGCGAATTGGCCGAGCACACCTGGCCCTGGTTGAAGAAGATGCCGAACGCGGCCTTTTCAGCAGCCAGATCCAGGTCCTGGCAGTCGGCGAACACCAGGTTCGGGCTCTTGCCGCCGCACTCCAGCCAGACCTGCTTGAGGTTCGATTGTGCCGAGTACTGCATGAAGTACTTGCCCACGGTGGTCGAACCGGTAAACACCAGGCAGTCCACATCGGGATGCAGGCCCAGGGCACGCCCGGCCTCGCTCCCAAGGCCCGGCACCACGTTGAGCACCCCTTCCGGCAAGCCGGCCTCCAGGGCCAGCTCGGCCAGGCGCAGGGCCGAGAACGGCGACTGCTCGGCGGGCTTGAGCACCACCGAGTTGCCCGCGGCCAGGGCCGGTGCCAGCTTCCAGGCAGCCATGTCGAGGGGGAAGTTCCATGGCACCACCGCGCCAATCACACCCAGGGCCTCACGGCGAATGGTGGCGTGGCTGCCGGTGCCGCCGGGAGCGACCTGATCATAGAGTTTGTCGATGCTCTCGGCGTACCAGGCAAAGACATTGGCAGCGCCCGGCACATCGATGTTCCAGGCGTCCATCACCGGCTTGCCCATATTCAGCGAGTCCAGCAAGGCCAACTCTTCACGATGGGCGAGCATCGACTCGGCCAGGCGCAGCAGTACCTGCTTGCGTTGCCCCGGCGCCATGCGTGCCCAGGGGCCATGCTCGAACGCCCGGCGCGCCGCGGTCACCGCCAGGTCTACCTCACTGGCGCCGCAGGCGCTGACCCGGGCCAGTACCTGGCCGGTGGCGGGGTTGATCGCATCGAAGGTGGCACCGGATGCCGCCGGCAAACGCCGACCGCCGATCAGCGCCTGGTCAATGAATGTCTGTTGGGCAG
It contains:
- a CDS encoding aldehyde dehydrogenase; protein product: MFDLRYWQQRAAQQTFIDQALIGGRRLPAASGATFDAINPATGQVLARVSACGASEVDLAVTAARRAFEHGPWARMAPGQRKQVLLRLAESMLAHREELALLDSLNMGKPVMDAWNIDVPGAANVFAWYAESIDKLYDQVAPGGTGSHATIRREALGVIGAVVPWNFPLDMAAWKLAPALAAGNSVVLKPAEQSPFSALRLAELALEAGLPEGVLNVVPGLGSEAGRALGLHPDVDCLVFTGSTTVGKYFMQYSAQSNLKQVWLECGGKSPNLVFADCQDLDLAAEKAAFGIFFNQGQVCSANSRLLVQRSIHDEFVERLRLKARDWQPGHPLDPASRAGAIVDRRQAASVMGHIETACEQGAQLACGGRRLSIDGSDNYIEPTIFTAVDPSMSIAREEVFGPVLAVTAFDDEEQAIALANDSVYGLAASLWSDDLNRVHRVAQRLRAGTVSVNTVDALDVTVPFGGGRQSGFGRDLSLHAFDKYTQLKTTWIQLR